TAGTTATCCGGCAAGCTGTAACTGGCTTTCAATGGGTATTCAGTCTGGCTGCCATTCAGTTCGATCGCTTCACTGTCCATTGGGAACAGGTTGATTGCCGGCGTGCAGTGCAGACGGAAAGTGTCATGGCGAATTTTGGCTTCCGGTGGCAATGCCTGAGAAAAATGCAAGTTCAGTTTGAAATCTTTGGTCTTGAGATCTTCCGGCAGCGCCGGGAAACCTTTCACATCAAAAAACAGGAAGCTTTCTGCAAAACAGAAATATTCCTGCAAAATGCGATATCCCATATAGGCGTTTTTCGGGTAAGGCAGCAACGCATCTTCCCGCTCAAATCCCACCGGCACAAAGTCAAAATCAGGCAGGGAGATCACCGTATCACCCACCACCAATTCTGCTTTCGTGAAGTAATAACAGAGCCAGAAGTAGAGCTGGGAAGTGGTATAGTTATCACCGCTCAGATAAAAACGCAGTTTGTCCAGTTCCAACTCATGCAGGCTCAGTTCGGTTTTCGACGCAAAATTCAGGCCGATAACACCGGTCTCATTACTGTTATTGACGGAAATATCACGGATGGAAAACGGAAAAAGCCAAACATCACGGCAGAGCGTAAAGGTACAGCGGCCATCATCGTCTTTTTTGCCATCTGACTTTTCACTCGAATAAATATCATCTTGAGTGGCCAGCCTATGGCTCATAATCTGGGTGCCACGCTTAACCTGTGTCGCTTTCGTCACCACGCTCTCATCAGGCGTATATTCGATGATGGTCATGCTGGGCGTTGGACGCAGGTAGTTCGGCCAAAGCATATTGAGCAGACCGTGAGTCAATTCAGGGAACTGATCATCAATCTTTGCCCGCAGATTACCCGTCAGGAAAGCAAAACCTTCCAGCAAACGCTCAACGTCGGGGTCAGAACCTTGCTCTGACAAAAATGCGGCAAGATGAGGACGCTCAACTGCGGCTTCTTTCCCCAGTTGTCGCAGATAGTTCAGCTCATCTCGAAAATATTTTTCAAATGACATTTATTGAGTTCGCTCCAGGCAATAGCGCCGGTTGTTATCCAACTGGATGCTGAATTCCACAAGGTCGTTGATATCATCCAGAGAGATTTCAGCGCTGATATGAAAGCTCAACAGCAACGGATCTGAATCATCATGAATAGCACTGACAGAAACCGCTGATATTCTTGGCTCATAATTTCTGATGCACTCTTCAATCGCCCATTCGATACTTTGCTTGAAATCCACTGATGTCGCGGTCGCGTCATTTAGATCAATCACGCCTAAATCAACGGCACTTTGGCAAGCACCGGGACGGGAATTCAGTACTTCATTCAAATGCTTCTTGATGGACTCAAGCAGGGCACGCATCCTTGACTGACGGGAAGAGCCGTAGCTCTTCCCTTGAATGCGCTCGAACAGACTGGCAGAGCTGCCTCTGTTCCAACTGTACAGCGCAGCCATGATTATTCCTTATCCAAACGTCCAACCAGAGACAGTTCGAAACTTGCCCCCATGTACTTGAAGTGCGGACGAACTTGCATCGAAACCTGATACCAGCCTGGATCGCCTTCAACATCCAGCACTTTGATCTCGGCGGCACGCAGAGGACGGCGGCTACGAACGTCAGTCGGTGGGTTTTCCTGATCAGCAATGTACTGTTTCAGCCACATATTCAGTTCACGCTCCAGATCCTGACGCTCTTTCCAAGAGCCGATCTGTTCACGCTGTAACACTTTGATGTAGTGCGCCAGACGGTTGATGATGAACATGTACGGAAGCTGGGTGCCCAACTTGTAGTTGGTTTCCGCAATTTTCCCTTCACGGGTATTGGGGAATACTTTGGTTTTCTGAACCGAGTTGGCCGAGAAGAACGCGGCATTATCGCTACCCTTACGCATGGTCAGGGTAATGAAGCCCTCTTCTGCCAATTCGAATTCACGACGGTCAGTGATCAGCACCTCTGTTGGGATCTTCGCCTGAACCTGTCCCATTGCTTCGTACAGGTGAACGGGCAGATCGCTGACGGCACCACCGCTCTGCGGACCGATGATGTTTGGACACCAGCGATATTTAGCAAAGCTGTCAGTCAGGCAGCTAGCCAGCAAGTACGCCGTGTTGCCCCACAAGAAATGTTCATGGTCGCTGTTAACATTTTCCTGATAGTTGAAGTTTTTGATTGGGTTTTCAACGCTGGAATAAGGCAGACGCAGCAAGAAACGGGGGGCAGTCAAACCTAAGTAACGTGAATCTTCAGACTCGCGCAGTGCACGCCATTTAGTGTGTGAAGGGCCTTCGAAGACGGATTTCAGTTCCTTGATGGCTGGCAACTCAGTAAAGCTGTTAATGCCAAAGAATTCCGGTGAAACGGAAGATAAGAATGGCGCGTGAGCCATCGCACCGACTGAACTGACATACTGCATCAGTTTAATATCAGGCGTTGTATTGCTGAACGCGTAGTTACCGATGACGGCAGCAACAGGTTCACCACCGAACTGACCGTAGCCTGCGGAATAAACGTGTTTATAGAAGCCAGACTGAATAATTTCAGGGGAGAATTCAAAATCTTCCAACAACTCATCTTTAGTCGCATGAAGGATGTTGATTTTGATGTTTTCACGGAAATCAGTGCGATCCACCAAAATTTTCAGTGAACGCCAGGAAGATTCCAGCTCCTGGAACTGATTAGCGTGCACAATTTCATCCATCTGTTGACTGAGCTTTTTATCCAACTCAACGATCATTTTATCAACGAGCAGCTTGTTGATGGGTTCTTCGTTTGAGCCGGTATCCAAAATGCTGCCGATAAACGCAGCAACACCTTGTTTAGCAATATAATAGCCGTCATTTTCCGGTGTCATTCGCGCTTGAGACATAATTTCATCAAGCAAGGAAGTCGTTGCGCCGGATGCAATCGCTGTGCTGTTTTCTTCGTGCTGAGCCATTTAAAAATTCCTTTAACCAGTTATTTTTTATTGACGATTTCAAGTTCTTTCAGGAGTTGCTCACGAACGGATTCATCATCCAGCAGTGACTGCAAGCGAGCACGAAATGCCGGGATATTTCCCAATGGGCCCTTTAATGCCACCAATGCCTCACGAAGTTCGAGAAGTTTATTTAATTCAGGGACTTTCTTCGCGATATTATCTGGCGAAAAATCACTCAGTGATTTTATTTCCAGATTAACTGACAGATCTTCTTCGCTTTTTTCATCAAGGCGATTAGGAACGTTAAAAGTCAGGTTGATGTTCGCTTCATTCATTACGGCATTAAAGTTGTTCTTATTGATAGAAACTGCCTGCCGTTCTTCAATTGGCGTATCTTCGCTTTTTCCTTTCAAGTCACCCACAACCAGAAGATTCAGAGGTAATTCAACTTCTGCGGTCTGGTCACCCGTATTAGGAACATACTTAATATTAATTCTTTCTTTCGGCGCTACGCTACCTGGACTATTCTTACTCATATTTGAATCCTTTGGCTAATACAACCATGAACTGTCTAACAACCCATTATTGGTGAGAGAATGATTCCAATGTTTACCCATATAATAAATACAGAATATCTTCCTAAAAAATAAGATAAAGAAGACAACTATATTTGCAGGTACGAATAGTTTTATATCAACATATAGTTAAATAATCAGATATACCCTATCCAATCGTGGAAATAACATCGATACGAAAAATCGTCAAGTTCGAGTTTGACATTTTATTTTTTTGATGTAAAGCCAAAACACAAATTGATAAATACCTCTATTCTGGCTTTTAATCTCATTATCTCAACTGATAGCAAGTTATAAACATTTTTTTCTTCTCAAAATAGAGGAAAATTTGGTTTTACTCTCTGTGAGAGTATGTGAAACCATTATCTATAATTTGCATTAAAAGAAATATTTTTCATCTTCATCTGAATAAAACGCAATCTGCAAAACGGCTATCAATAATCATCTTCAATATCATTTTTTATTTTATTTTGATTAATTATGTACCATAGGAATCTAAATTATTTTCATTTTTTTGATCTGGATAACACTTTTTCAATGATCATAATAAATATTTAAATTTAAAAATAAAAATCAATAAATATCATTAAGTTACATAACAACAAAAATCGAAGCTCATTTTTAAACCAGTTAAATTGGCTTGTTTTTTATAAAAAATCAGCCATAAATTTCACAACGGCAATGATTATAAAATTTTTATTTGTCATTGAATGAGAGAGCATGTTGCATTTTTCAAATGTCTTTGCATTAGGCAATTTCAGCTTTATTATTCGCCCCGAGTGTTTGGTAAGCGATAATTTCATTTGATTAAGAAATGGAATAATCACGCAAGGAATGAACACTTACACTAATTATTGGTAAATTTTTATAGGATATTCATATGCCAACTCCATGTTATATTTCCATCAATGGTAAAACTCAGGGCAATATTACTGCTGGCGCATTCACTGCTGAATCCGTAGGTAATATCTTTGTTCAAGGTCACGAAGATGAAATGCTGGTTCAAGAATTTGACCACATTGTGACTGTTCCAACTGATCCACAGTCTGGGCAGCCTTCTGGCCAACGTGCGCATAAGCCTTTCCGCTTTACCGTTGCACTGAATAAAGCCGTTCCTCTGCTTTACAACGCACTGGCTTCCGGCGAAATGCTGACGACAGTAGAATTGAAATGGTACCGTACTTCAATCGAAGGTAAACAAGAGCATTTCTTCTCTACTAAACTGGTAGATGCAACTATCGTTGATATCGATTGCAAAATGCCACACTGCCAAGATCCAGCAAAATCAGAATTCACGCAATTAGTTCGCGTTTCTCTTTCTTATCGTAAGATTGAGTGGGAACACACGACTGCGGGTACTTCTGGTGCTGACGACTGGCGCGCGCCAATTGTTGCTTAATATCTTATTCATTAAGTATTAAGTAATTACCTTTCAGCCAATGAATAATACTCATTGGCTGAATCAATCAGATATATCCCAAAATCCCTGCCAATTTACGTTAATCCCCATTTTTCTCTTTTATATTTGTTTTTATGGTTTTTTCCCGCTGTCAGATTTCCATATAGTAATTATTTTCACAATAAATAAAGATGGATGAATTCATAATTACATGAATGATTAATGCACAATAAAACTATCTGACTAAAAAATACCTGTTCTTGCGTTTTACACTCCCTCGGCTTCAATACTCTTCATCACAATACCATAAGTAAAACTTTTAAATAAAAAACTCAAAATACAGTAAGGTTTTTAATTTCGCCTCATTATTATGCTGAAATATGGATTAACCCAAATTGAATTTCACTTATCGCTTCACATGGGGATAAAACATAACTAAAATGAATTATCATAAATCACTAAGGTAAATTTATAAAAAAATATTATTATTTTTAACAAAAAACAATCGTTAATCAGAGCAACATAAAATATTTTCTATGCTCTAATGCTTAATTAATAAACTAGGAAGTTTAAACCTAACCCAACACGATACATTTCCTATCAACTATTGTCATTTGGGTATCCCATGATTAAAAGGACGACAATCTTCATCTTATTATGTACAGCGTTTCAGGTAAGCGCATCACCTGACGCGCTTACCCCTGCTTTCCCTACCGATGAAGCAAGAAGAACGTTACAGGACAGTTCACGGGAAATAGACCAACTAATTGAAGAACGCCGCCATCAAGGATTAATTAATCGCACGGATAACGTTACGCCACAAACGGTCTCACCCGTGCTGGTGGAAACAGCACCCTGTTTGACTATCAACGGTGTTTATCTGCAAGGCATTACCCTACTCTCTCTAAAGGATTTGAATACCCTCAGTGCCCTGCCCGATAGCTGTATCACCAGCAATGATATCAACACGTTGTCAGCCGAAATCACTAACCTGTATATCGCCAAAGGCTACATTACGGCACGGGTACAATTTATTCCCCCTAACGCGAATGGTGAACTGGGGATCAATGTGGTTGAAGGTTTTGTCGAGGCGATAGAAGGCGGTGACCGCTGGGTCAATAGCCAGACCCTGTTCCCGCGTTTGGCCAATAACCCCCTCAACCTGAATCAGCTTGATCAAGGATTGGATCAAGCAAATCGTCTGCAATCCAATAAAACAACGCTGGATATTCTCCCCGGCACCATTAACGGGGGTTCCATCGTCAAGCTACACAACCAGCACGCTTCTCCGTGGAGGATCACCACCACCACCGATAATTATGGACAGAAAAATACCGGTAAATGGATCACGCGGCTCAATGCCAGCGTTGATA
This genomic interval from Xenorhabdus doucetiae contains the following:
- the tssF gene encoding type VI secretion system baseplate subunit TssF, encoding MSFEKYFRDELNYLRQLGKEAAVERPHLAAFLSEQGSDPDVERLLEGFAFLTGNLRAKIDDQFPELTHGLLNMLWPNYLRPTPSMTIIEYTPDESVVTKATQVKRGTQIMSHRLATQDDIYSSEKSDGKKDDDGRCTFTLCRDVWLFPFSIRDISVNNSNETGVIGLNFASKTELSLHELELDKLRFYLSGDNYTTSQLYFWLCYYFTKAELVVGDTVISLPDFDFVPVGFEREDALLPYPKNAYMGYRILQEYFCFAESFLFFDVKGFPALPEDLKTKDFKLNLHFSQALPPEAKIRHDTFRLHCTPAINLFPMDSEAIELNGSQTEYPLKASYSLPDNYDIFSVDGVESWLTGENGERSRARMGERVYTPFESFNHQIDDEDESSMRYYRIRVKESPFRRGLDHFISFVRGDEADLLRFQLKENVSIRLTCTNREMPLELRVGDINYPSNGSPTFATFRNITRPSVPLYPLLDGGLHWSLLSNMSLNYMSLLDKDALKQVLRTYDFPSIHNRQSKRSSQKRLDAIEKIETEPTDRLFRGQPVRGLRSTLYIRQQAFSSEGELYLFSTILSRFFSLYASVNAFHMLKVINLDNQECYEWPVQIGQHSLM
- the tssE gene encoding type VI secretion system baseplate subunit TssE, which produces MAALYSWNRGSSASLFERIQGKSYGSSRQSRMRALLESIKKHLNEVLNSRPGACQSAVDLGVIDLNDATATSVDFKQSIEWAIEECIRNYEPRISAVSVSAIHDDSDPLLLSFHISAEISLDDINDLVEFSIQLDNNRRYCLERTQ
- the tssC gene encoding type VI secretion system contractile sheath large subunit — protein: MAQHEENSTAIASGATTSLLDEIMSQARMTPENDGYYIAKQGVAAFIGSILDTGSNEEPINKLLVDKMIVELDKKLSQQMDEIVHANQFQELESSWRSLKILVDRTDFRENIKINILHATKDELLEDFEFSPEIIQSGFYKHVYSAGYGQFGGEPVAAVIGNYAFSNTTPDIKLMQYVSSVGAMAHAPFLSSVSPEFFGINSFTELPAIKELKSVFEGPSHTKWRALRESEDSRYLGLTAPRFLLRLPYSSVENPIKNFNYQENVNSDHEHFLWGNTAYLLASCLTDSFAKYRWCPNIIGPQSGGAVSDLPVHLYEAMGQVQAKIPTEVLITDRREFELAEEGFITLTMRKGSDNAAFFSANSVQKTKVFPNTREGKIAETNYKLGTQLPYMFIINRLAHYIKVLQREQIGSWKERQDLERELNMWLKQYIADQENPPTDVRSRRPLRAAEIKVLDVEGDPGWYQVSMQVRPHFKYMGASFELSLVGRLDKE
- the tssB gene encoding type VI secretion system contractile sheath small subunit yields the protein MSKNSPGSVAPKERINIKYVPNTGDQTAEVELPLNLLVVGDLKGKSEDTPIEERQAVSINKNNFNAVMNEANINLTFNVPNRLDEKSEEDLSVNLEIKSLSDFSPDNIAKKVPELNKLLELREALVALKGPLGNIPAFRARLQSLLDDESVREQLLKELEIVNKK
- a CDS encoding Hcp family type VI secretion system effector, which translates into the protein MPTPCYISINGKTQGNITAGAFTAESVGNIFVQGHEDEMLVQEFDHIVTVPTDPQSGQPSGQRAHKPFRFTVALNKAVPLLYNALASGEMLTTVELKWYRTSIEGKQEHFFSTKLVDATIVDIDCKMPHCQDPAKSEFTQLVRVSLSYRKIEWEHTTAGTSGADDWRAPIVA